In the Cucurbita pepo subsp. pepo cultivar mu-cu-16 chromosome LG17, ASM280686v2, whole genome shotgun sequence genome, AAGTGGAAGGTAAAGTCTATTTGATTTGTTAAAGTTGTCCCGTGATACAACAATTTCGTGCGTAGTTCTTATGTCGGTATACTTTTTATATATGAGACAACCCGAGCATTGAGGTATATTACCTTCGATCAACCCTATCATGCATGTTGTTGAacgcaagaaaaaaaaagttttagtttttatgactcaaatatatttgatCTTAATTATACTTCTATTAACGTTATTTTGTCGTTTGAGTTTACCAACGACCATAACTTCTTGTTTATACGTTGATTGTAGGACTTCTCATAATCCGTTTTACCGACAACCATAACTCAAGAATATCGCCCGACTATAAACAAGTCTACAAAAGTGTGTTCAAACAAGCTTCAAAACCTTTGTCTTGGCGTTCGTTTGGTTCATGAAGTTTATCGTCGTCGAATTATAAAGCGGACTTAATCTTCATCTCCATTTGCTTCCCTtacaaaaactatatatatttccaCAAATTTATACATCTTCTACCTTCAttcttttaagattttgtGTTCATAAGAACTTACATGAAAAAGATTCAGTACGTACAGGACTtgtaaacattaaaatatgatggacaaaaaaaaaaggataatcTCTAGTAGTTAATAATACATTTAGAAATACATAATTCACAACTATCATGCTGTATGATTCAATAACATGCCACACAATTCACAAGCCAAGAAAAGCTTAAAGGACATCGTGTTCACCTACGGCTCCACGACGATTTTACCAGTGGCATGGCCATCCATGCTTTTTGCCCAAGCATCCTCAGCATTGCTGAGAGGATACCGTGAATCGATCACGGTCTTCAGCTTCCGTTCCTTGATCAAATTCACAAGATAGCACAGATTCTCACTCTTGAAAGACATCAACAATGGTACCAGCTGCTTCTTGGAGAAGGTAAGTTTCTTAAAGGCAGAAGATATCATGGTAGAAGGGTTTGGAGTAATGTCTATTACTTTACCATTAGGACTCAAGTTTGGTTCAAATACAGACCATGGGATCCCTGTTGCACAATGAACCACTGCATCATACTTCTTACCTGATGGGCTCTTCAAGGCTGCCCCTTCTGGTGTTTTGTAGTCAATAACCTCGTCTGCTCCCAAGCTTTTCACAAACTCGATATTACGGGCACCGCAAGTAGCTGTCACATGTGTGTTTCCCAACTTTGCTAGCTGAACAGCGTAATGTCCAACACCGCCAGATGCAGCAGtgatgagaatgtttgcttgaGGGCCACTTCCATCAAGTTTGATCCCAGCAGCTTGGGTGAGAGCCTGGTGAGCTGTCAAAGCTGCGACAGGTAGAGAAGCACCATCAGCTGCTGTTACTTCGGGAGGCCTATAAACTGTCTTCGACTCCTTTCCTACAGCATATTCAGCTAGTCCACCTCCAGTCTATCAttgtaatataaaattttcgtAAGATGAACACTTCCAATAAAATGAATCAACAAAATATCATAGGATTCAAAATTGGTTCAAGTTTAATCGAATAGTAAGGTTGTTCTGACCCAATTGTTTCACAATTCAACAGTTCAGTTCAGAATGAAGCTAATAGATCTCCTATTAAATGTGTGTATTGGCATAGGCGCAAGAGAAAGGAGGATGAGGAAAAATAAGTCGTTATGAGTTAGTTCATAGGGTGGGACCCGAAACACATTGAGTTTGAATTGTGCTGTGGAGATATATAATTTGTAAGAGAGACTTGGAGGGGTACTTTTCTGGTTAGATTGTCTGAGAGAATTGTATTTGGGAGAGAAGGGAAGCTCTCTAAACCTTTCACTCAGATCTTCCCTCGACTCAGTACCTCTATTGATAAATAATTCCTATTCTTATCAATATTGGTATCCGAGCAAGTTTGTGACTGGGAATGCCTACTTGAACAGAATCTCGAACAGAGACTATGGAAGGAAGAATGAATGAGTTGCGGAGCTTGATAGCAAAGGAGGTGGGTTCAACCCGTGAGACTATTAAGACACGGATGATGAATGAGCAGTGGCAAGAGCCTGACTGAGGCAATAAGGGAATGGAGGAGGTGTTTGTGCAGTTCGAAGGGATGAGGCAAACGGAGGAAATAGCCCTAGTGGGAAAGAAAGGGGTAAGAGACCCGGCAAAGGTGATGTTAGATTTAGGAAGGAATAGCAGAGAATTGAACCTGAGCAAACCGTTGGCACCAATGTTTGATCTTCGACTGAGGAAATTGGAGATTCTGGTCTTTGAAGGTGAAAATTCATATGGGTGGATCCAATTCAAAAGTCATTTTGTGGTTAACAAATTGGCTGAATCAGAAAAACATGAAGTTGCAGTGTTGTGCTAGAATGGTATAGCCTTGAAATGGCATCAACAGGAGGTGTCGACAACCAATCAGAACCTGGAAAGAATTTTGACGACATGTTCTTCAATGGTTTTAGCCAACGAATCAAGGTACGTTACAAGAACAATTTTTGCCTTTGTGGCAGGATATATGACGATGGAGGAATATTGTGATAAGCTTGAGGAATATTACGGGTCATTGGTGTTGCTAGATGACGATACCCTAGAAGAGAAGTTCAATGATGGGCTGAATGAAGATATAGAAGTGGAAATGAGGATAATTTACCTGTCGGGCTGACATTGCAAATGGAAATGGCCCAGAAGATTGAAGACAAGTTATTGCATCAGAAGGGGAAAGGGGATTCAAATTGATTAGGGTCTACAGATACCGTTCCAGTCGTTGCCCCTGCCTCATTTATGTTGGGTTTCACATTAAATTCTTTGGATTGAAGGAATTAGGAAAGAGTCAACCGGACTGTACAAGAGGCTAACGGAATCGAAGTTGCAGAGTAGGAAGGAGAAAGtcatgattttatttaatcaattacCAACATGTTCCTTGTTCAGTCGGACAAAATTAACCGTACAAAAGGTGAATGATGACTTACAGCATGGCTACCAAAAGTTACAACTTTGTCCCCAGCTTTTAAGCTTTTGACTCCTGCTCCAACCTCTATGACTTCTCCAGCAATATCAGTacctatttcaaatttgtaaggGAAATGAAGTAACAAAGAGAAGACAAATCAACTGTATTTGTTTCCTAAAGAAAAATTGCAGGAATAAACAAAATCAGGAGTAAACAGATAGAACTTCCAGGAAGTCTTAAAGCTAAATTTAAGATACCAGGTCCATTGCCAAggttaaaaacaaatttagttgAGAAGATTCTATTGCATTCTGCATCTATCTTGAAGtcgtattttatttataacaaaaataaacatgAAAGCATGTTTTTGAAGAACAGAACAATTGTCTACTCAAAAAATTAGTTTCTACAGACTGTCCAAGCCTAGATATAGAttttagaaaggaaaaaaaaaaaaaagtgtgttCTTGTAATTGTTTTTAGAACTACCAACTACCATCAGTGGTCAAGAAGAGTTATGGAGAAGATAAAGGACTTAAAGAAAATAGTTTCAACTCATGGTGGTCACCTTCCTAGAATTTATTATCCTACAAGTTATATTGGAAACCAAACGTACTAGCATCAAGTGGTGGTCCCACAAGAATAGTCAAGGTGTGAGCAAGCTGGCTTGGACACTGGcggatataaaaaaaaaaacagaggaaaagtTACTTGTAATATCAAAAAGATTTAAGAGTTCGGCAAGTCTTAATTGCTCTATGTCAGATGGTAACTGCTGCATATTCCAAGTTTGGTCAATCAGATTCATCAGCAAAATATTTGGTgcgttaatatttttttaaggatgGAATTATCAATAGGCACACTAATCAAACGTACACAGTCTTGATTCCTAAAAAAGCAGGGCCTTAGATAGCATCAGAAGCCTATATAAATTAATCTCCAAGATCATTCTCGCAAAGATTGAGATTGGTACTTGATGTTGATTAAACTACCTATTTCAATAAAGGGGCGGCCAACTATGCAGCAgattattgattgaataaacTAGGTCAGATAATAAACTTCACTTGGTTAGGagaactctttttttttttagtagctGATCCTTTTAAGTATTTTGCTgattcaaatttaattgaagCGTTTAAGGTAGAGAGAAACTCATCCCTAATTTAAGAATGACACAGTTGAGAGCTTTGTTCAGGTGAGATGGATacgttgaaaaaaaatatatcccCAATATTCTGTAAGTTTTTGCAGGAATTTGGGGGGGGATAAAACCAATATTCTTcttgttttataataaatagagATTTATCAGCAGAGTAGCCAACAGTCTGGGGAGAGGAAAACCCCCACCCAACAACCCACAAAAGAATGCCCTTCCAATCTAAAATAACCTTCAGAAAACTatagttataaaaaataaataaataaataatccgTGGTTTGAGCATCGCTGCACACAATATCAATATTCATAATACTTCTAGTCCGTAATAACAATTTTAGACACATTTTTAATCCATGTAGAAAACCTGGTGGAAAAGGTCAACAacatatttattgttttggaAGTTTTTTCCAAAAAGTTTAGGCATAGAATTGATAATCATAAAGTTTTCTGGCAGATATACTAGTTTCAGGCACATTTTTAGTACAATTCAAAGCAACAAGAGGAAACTTATAAAAGGACCTAATTCTTTCACCATCAAATTAAATTGGAAGTTCTACATCCATGTTGGTGATTCGATCTTCTACAAACCCTAATAATCAGATGGCCTTGATTTAGTGGGAGGGTTTGCCTCCAAAAGAAGTGTTAGCATGGGTGAAGATACatctctcttatttttcttcttttctccttGAAGACGAGGTGAATTTAGGGGATAGAGGTATTGATAGAAAGAATCCAATCTAGTTCACTTGTACTGAGAAAAAATCATGTGAGCCGAAGTAGTATGAAGATTATTGCTAGGCATTAGTTAGCTAACAAGTCTATAAGTCATCCGTGTGCTTACATTTCTGTATTAGagtacattttttattaactaaCAAGCCTAtgaagattttttaattttatatatgtataatttaaggatgatattcaaattttgaaatcccACCCGCTCACTTCCGACTTTACCAACCCATGCCTAAACTTATTTCACTTAATACGTCATACTTCAAGCTTTTAGAGCAAGAATTCAGGTCATACATTCATAACATCAACCATAAGTAAGTGAAGTACCAGGAATATGAGGGAACTTGCGAGGAAGAAAGGGACGTATCAGTCCCTTCTGAATTTTCCAATCAATTGGATTCAAACTAACTGCTTCCACTTTTACCAAAACCTCATCAGAGTTGGGTCTAGGAACGGGAACTGTCACATGCTGCAGGAAGATAAAGACACATCAAGTAAAAATCCAGTTTACCATTGGTTTCTTatctaagaaaattaaaatataagagaAGTTCCAGCATATTATCATAAAAGAAATAGACTCACTGCTGTTAAAGAACTTAAAATGGAATCAACACCTTCCTAATCCTAGCCCAAGTTCTTCAACTAATCAAAGGGTTGTTCGTAACCAGTTTTAACCATTTTGGGGTTTCCAAAACATTAATGAAGAAGCATAAGCTACTAGTGACTAAAAATCATAGCCAAAAAGCATGTTTATTAGGGAAAATGAGTGTTGCAGTCATGGTGTAATTACTTCGGCGATTCCCCGTTGACTTAAGCCATGCCTTCATCCATCGATATATCCAAAATTACATTCATATTCCTAAAAAAACGAGTCAAAACCAAAAGATTTAAACACCCGATCAGCAGTCGATGTATTCAACCGCATATATTAAGCCGAAGACCGGagtatttcaattttcaattgaGTTCAATGGCCTGGTTTGAATTACTAGCTGCAACTTGAAATTACTAGTCAACGAATAATGCAAACAAtcaaaaacaactaaaaaagagaagaaattacaTAGCTTCATCGGAAAGAATCGTCCCTCGATAAAGTACCAATTACTAAATTTCATTTGGAATTCCATGAGGTAGAGAGGGAAaccgaagaaaaaaaatcattcagAAAAAGATATAAACGGACTAGCAATCAATAgaagcagcaacaacaacaacatacATAAATCTAAACTaatttgaaatcaaataaGCAAGTAATAGGAGCGAAACAGAAGGAAGGATTAACCTTGAGAGCAGCTGATCCACCGCCATAGGCTTCATACAGAACCGCATTCATTAGCTTCGAAGCCATGGCCACCGCAACCGACAATCGAAGGTTCTTGATTTTGCGTTTACGCCGCTATACAAAGTGCTAGAACTATAGAATTtgataagattttattttcatccattCACCGATTTGCTAATTTGTTTTTCCcaaaccatttcaaaaaaaaattaatttaaatatatttttaaactttaaaaaatatttaataaatatcttattttcaattttagaccactttaatttttaataaaattaaaatattgatgtataaaataattatttatttaaggtCTACCATTcaattctaatatatttttttaatgcattcagcgtataatataatataatatatatatatatatatatatatatatatatcctattttaaatgagaaaaatagtGTTATTTTCCcggtaaaattaaatttatttgggtTAATCGAGTTGAATTTAACCGAATCTTTTGAACAATTTTACCAACAATTCTCGAGTGAAATGACCTAAGATACGTGTTAATTACCAAATAGCTCAAAAGTTTTCGTTACTGAGTTATAGtaaatttaatcatatcaACGTTATTTTAATATACACACCTGGTACAAGCCAAGCCCCTTTGATTCGGTAACAAGAGTCGGTTATAGAATAGTCTTTTGGTCAGCTTTTCCATTCTTTTAGACTTTCTGGCCGGTAGGCTTTTATAGCAGACCTGTCTTGCTGACAGGGAGGATATGAAAGATCCCTATGTTCCGACTTCCAAAGGCGATCCTAAgggaagaagaatgaaaggGATAAGGCTGGGACCCCGGGACATTGGCTTCTGCCAACAGTGGAAAAGGGATTGTAGTAATTTCGGTTTTATACGACTTGGAATGGCTCTCTCATGTTGAGAAATTCTATCTAGTGGCATTCGATCACAAAATCCATTGACAGTAGAATGAATTTATCAGTTGTGTCatctaatttcttcttcaactgatCGAGCCATTTGCAAGTGACTAGCTCGGAATATTCCAGTAAAGAACGAGAAACCCTTGTcataacctaaaaaaaaagaaaaacgtaACCGGCTGCTAACCGGACTCCACCTAAAAATTTTAGCATCAAAATCTCGTATATTctttatcaaaaaaatataatgaagcTTCTGGTTCAAGATTGCTGCGAAATCTACGGAGAGCAAATGGGATTAGAATCTCCCCGTGGTCCAAGTTGATGGATACTAGATTTGTGGTCGAGTCTCGAGCATActaaatcattttgttttttttatatgtctTTTTAACATAACTACGTCTCTCTTATCGACACGGCGAATGAGGAGTCTCGAGCATACCAAATATACATTTAGTTTAGTGTcaggaaattaattaattaattttttttttttatcaaactataattattaaattataatttaatcaattttttaattagataaCCTCGGATCCAATTAGAAACAATGACAACTTTGTTGTCGCTTTTTCCTTGTGGATAAGGGTTGTTTTTTACTGTAAGCCAGGctgtaattaatataattaaataacaaatgtacattaaaaaaatatcttggaatctttttttattttttttattttaccattaaaatatagaaaagctaaattattataattcgaaataaaaaaaattaaattccaacatgttattttaattaaataattttacaaaataatggCTGACGTCTTGAGGCTATAAAcaatgtttatatatttattactaattttattttatttatctaaataaaatagaacaataatatttattataattaattaattaaaaaaaaaaaaccaatcatTTATGAGATACTTTAAAtatccaattttatttaaaatcagatattttaatgatttagTCAAAATGGAGAGAAATAAGGGCAGccaatataaaatatctatatttCTACATAAAAATAGAACTGAGTGTGAAAAGTCAAAAAACCCATTGAAGGAGTTAATTAGATGTGTATTTTGTAAGGACAAATTGGGAACACGAAAATCAATAATATCTCGAATGGGTGATACGTATACCACACGTGTGGGGCCATACTCCAAGCCGATAAGATGAGATGATAACGATAAGTCGATAAGCCGATAAGCCGATAAGCCGATAAGCCGATAAGTCCTTTCACCAAAcgcattttctttatttaattaattatttatttcttcaataaaaatgaaaataataataaaaggaaaaagaaaaagatcttCCGCCTTCCGCGGTCGCTTCAATTAttagttattaaattaaaaagaaaagaagaaaaatcggATAAGGAAGCGGAATTCAGTTGAAAATTGAAGTGCGCGTCTATAAAAGCACCCCATGCACCCTTCCGTATTGTAACTTTTCTCCATCTTCACTCCCATTCTCAGCCCTATCCATTTTACTCgctctctgttcttcctctcTGAACTTatcctctctcctttttttgcAGAGCTTCAAGATTCCTGTTGAATGGACCATTGTCTCTCTTTCCATAAATCCTTCCCTCTCAAATCTTTTCCTTCTTCGATTCCTAAATCCAAGCCGCATCCCTTTTCCTCTTCAGATTTCTCCATCAGGTCCAGGTTCAGGTCCAGGACCAAGCCGAACTCCTTGCTCGTTCTTGCAAGTGCTGGAGCTAGTCACTGCGAGTTCGGTAGTTTGAATACTCCTTTGGACCCGAGGTCGTCGGCCGGGAAACATCTCAGTAGAGTTTTGCAGAACTATAGGCAGTTGTTCCATGTTTCCGTTGAGGATGAGTTGAAGCGCTTGGCTCATGATCGTGATGCTGCTCTTAATCGTATGGTTCTCGCCTCTGACTCCGATGAAGCCTTGCTGCATAGGTTTGTGTTTTTCGCCTTTCggatttttggattttttgtttttgtatctGAGTTGgacttgttttgaatttgaatggtTCGGATCGTGTGTTTTACGATATGACTGAAAAATCTTCCTGGATTGAGGATGTCTGTTTCGTTATTGGATTGAATACGATCTCGATATatagcctttttttttttttttttgaattggtAAATTCTTTAAAGTAATTTCTCAAATATTTGGCCTACTAATATGTTAGTATGaatttcatcatcatccagcatttttttttttattttcttaacatTATAGCCACTTAACTGTAtggattttgatttattaCCGAGTTCTGGAAGAGTGTGGAAATAAGAGTCGAGATATTTTCCTTTGTTCACCTGATCTTTTGAGATGTAGGAGTAGTTGTTGATTCGTCACGTCTGGTAGTTTGTATGCAATTTTATCTCACTTTTTTCATCTATGATTAGAATATTCTGTATGGTTTGGTCAGATTCCTGTAACTGTAGACAACGAGGTTGACGTGATGGAATTAGAATTATACCGTGATTAGATCTTTCAAACTGGTGGTTCCTTTCTGGTACACCCTGTTTGGTTCTAAAGACCTATCGAGATAACTTGTTTTGTGGTTTCTATTGATGAAAATCATTACGTGAACTGATTGCCACATATTCATGCATAAAGAAAGATGGGGCAGGGGTTGAAAAACAACAAGAGAATGAGATATTTTTTGGCTTAGAAACATGTTATTAGAAGAGAAGCAGAGTTTGATAGAGATATCCCTTTCTATGAGGCACAAATCCAACTTACATTTAAACAACTGATGTTTATTCTGCTGCTCATTCAATGAAATTTTCCAGGCTGCTTGAGATGTTCTTTATAAGATGGGGTGGATTATGTTTGTggaataaattattcatttatttgccCTGAATTTCTTCAGTCCTTTTCTGCTTCACCCAAgacttttcttatttctttatcttttcatTGCTTAGAACTATTATTACGTGTATTAGGTaggttctattttcttttgccaTGGAAGGTAAGTAGTATCTGAGCGTTTTAATGAGTTGGATTCATTACTCCATCTTTGGTAATGTCTGCAGTTTTTCCTACTTATCGTTAGGGGTGCCTTATAAGGTTTCAGACTTCCAAGTCAGATGTTGGTAGTTTGTCATTTTATGTTTATAGAagtataatttcaattttcgcCTGAACAGAGGAGTTGGTTTATGCATTGAGCTTGGATAGATCATCTGTTTAGTGAAAGCTAAACCCAAATGACACATTccctataagggtgtggaaatctctcgtGATCAAACATATTCATCTATTGTATTTGGATGGAAATAGGGGCAAGAAAGCTCTATGGAAAAAAGATGGTTGAGGTAACCGGGAGTTAGAATACAAGTCTAGGCTAAGTAAACCAATCAATAGTCTTGGTCCTATCGTTGAAAGTGGATCAATTATCAATAATATGAAGAAGTGACAATTCTAGGGGAAGCCCAATAGGGAAAacaaagcccaaagagaacagtaTCTGTTAgctttgggctgttacaattttAGTGATCACTAGATTAGCTAGATGTAGTCACAAATGCATTTGGGTGTGCATTCGAACAGAAACATTGTTCGTTAATGGTCATCTAACATTCATATTGTttggtatttaatttaagtttgtgATGTAGTATTCATTTTTACCGTTGTCATATCTTAATTCCAGGAGGATTGCTCAATTGAAAGAACACGAGTGTCAAGTAGCAGTTCAAGATGTCATGTACATGCTCATTTTCTACAGATTTTCTGAGATCAGAGTTAATTTGGTACCCAAGCTGTCTAGATGTGTTTATAATGGAAGACTAGAAATTTGGCCATGCAAGGACTGGGAACTGGAGTCCATTTATGAGTTAGAGGTCCTGGAGATGATTAAAGAGCACATAACCACAGTGATCGGATTGAGAGCAGATTCGAGTGTCACGGACAATTGGGCTATGACGAACATTAGACAAGCGCATCTGGGGCGTGTTTACGTGGCCTCGATCTTATATGGCTACTTCTTGAAGTCAGCTTTATTGAGGCATCACCTGGAGCAAAAACTAGCCATACCAAACACACACCGTAATGGTACTCAGAAAACGCTCCTTCAGTTCCCTGAGATGTGTCTTTATGGATTTCGAAACCTCCTCTCGGGTCGTCTTAGCGACATGCTATCCGTGCCACAGCCCCAAGTGTTGAACAGCAACCAGGAGACAGAGCCAGAGAAGCTAAAGCGTTTCTTAACAGGGTTCGACTCCGAAGCGTTACAGAGATGTGCAAAGCTGAAATCCAAGGAAGCCTTGAACCTGATCGAAAACCATAGCTGCGCATTGCTCGGAAACGACGAAGCTGGTTTCTTCGAGAGCGATGAGGTGTTTGTGACTTCATTTGCAAGCTTGAAGAGATTGGTTTTGGAGGCAGTTGCTTTTGGTTCGTTCCTTTGGGATGCAGAGGAGTATGTGGACACCATATATAAGCTTAAGGAGAACTAATCAGCCGCCAAATTTCAAGGTATTCGTACATATAATGACACTTTTTGTCTGTATATAGGATGAGTTGCATCTGGCGCATTTTAGCAAAGTTCACCATTTGTATATgcttctatatatataatttcttatGAATTTGAGCTCATGAATTCTTCTTAAATATAATCTCGTAGCTTATCTAATCAATCAGGGCGTTCCCGCTCCTAATCTATTTTCAGTCAAGCCTCAACGCCCTATAATCTTTCTGTCCAAGACTGACTTTGTCTTCATACCGAAAAAGCAACCAACTTGATAAGCCAACAGATCCGACGCATAGCTGCTTTGTGTGTATGCAACCATCAACCCCGCGTAGCATCATTCGACAATTT is a window encoding:
- the LOC111778628 gene encoding chloroplast envelope quinone oxidoreductase homolog, with the translated sequence MASKLMNAVLYEAYGGGSAALKHVTVPVPRPNSDEVLVKVEAVSLNPIDWKIQKGLIRPFLPRKFPHIPGTDIAGEVIEVGAGVKSLKAGDKVVTFGSHATGGGLAEYAVGKESKTVYRPPEVTAADGASLPVAALTAHQALTQAAGIKLDGSGPQANILITAASGGVGHYAVQLAKLGNTHVTATCGARNIEFVKSLGADEVIDYKTPEGAALKSPSGKKYDAVVHCATGIPWSVFEPNLSPNGKVIDITPNPSTMISSAFKKLTFSKKQLVPLLMSFKSENLCYLVNLIKERKLKTVIDSRYPLSNAEDAWAKSMDGHATGKIVVEP
- the LOC111778397 gene encoding UV-B-induced protein At3g17800, chloroplastic-like, translated to MDHCLSFHKSFPLKSFPSSIPKSKPHPFSSSDFSIRSRFRSRTKPNSLLVLASAGASHCEFGSLNTPLDPRSSAGKHLSRVLQNYRQLFHVSVEDELKRLAHDRDAALNRMVLASDSDEALLHRRIAQLKEHECQVAVQDVMYMLIFYRFSEIRVNLVPKLSRCVYNGRLEIWPCKDWELESIYELEVLEMIKEHITTVIGLRADSSVTDNWAMTNIRQAHLGRVYVASILYGYFLKSALLRHHLEQKLAIPNTHRNGTQKTLLQFPEMCLYGFRNLLSGRLSDMLSVPQPQVLNSNQETEPEKLKRFLTGFDSEALQRCAKLKSKEALNLIENHSCALLGNDEAGFFESDEVFVTSFASLKRLVLEAVAFGSFLWDAEEYVDTIYKLKEN